A window from Rhineura floridana isolate rRhiFlo1 chromosome 19, rRhiFlo1.hap2, whole genome shotgun sequence encodes these proteins:
- the MIF gene encoding macrophage migration inhibitory factor — MPMFVVHTNVSRDAVPESLPGELTQQLAKATGKPAQYIAIHIVADQLMSFGGSTDPCALCSLHSIGKIGGQQNKSYTKLLCDLLTKHLHIPADRVYINYYDMNAANVGWNGSTFA, encoded by the exons ATGCCGATGTTCGTGGTCCACACCAACGTCAGCCGGGACGCCGTGCCCGAGAGCCTGCCGGGCGAGCTCACGCAGCAGCTGGCCAAGGCCACGGGCAAGCCCGCCCAG TACATTGCCATCCACATTGTGGCTGACCAGCTGATGTCCTTTGGGGGGTCCACCGACCCTTGCGCCCTCTGCAGCCTGCACAGCATTGGCAAGATAGGTGGGCAGCAAAACAAGAGCTACACGAAGCTGCTGTGTGACCTGCTCACCAAACACCTGCACATACCTGCAGACAG GGTCTACATCAACTATTACGACATGAACGCGGCCAACGTGGGCTGGAACGGCTCCACCTTCGCCTAG